The genomic region GCGTTCGCGGGCCGGAGCTTCGCCGGCGATCCCAAGTACGTGAACATCCCCAATACGTCCCTCTTCACGAAGGGGACGCTCCTGTACGGACTCGATCTCGCCCGGGACGCGATCCGCTCCGCCGGCCGCGCCGTCCTCGTCGAGGGGTATACGGACGTGATCAGCCTCCAGACGGCGGGGATCGGGGAGGCGGTCGGCTCGATGGGCACCGCCCTCACCGACGCCCAGGCCCGCCTCATCGCTCGGCACGCGGACCAGGTCGTGATCGCCTACGACCGCGATGCGGCCGGGGAGGCCTCGGCCCTGCGCGGGCTCGTCATCCTCCGCGCGGCCGGGCTCAGGGTGGCAGTGGCCGTGCTCCCGCCGGACGAAGACCCGGATTCCCTCGTCCGCGGCCAGGGGGCCGATGCGGCGCGGGAGGTCCTCGCCCGGGCGCTCCCGTTCCATCGTTTCTTCGTCGAAGCCATCGCCAGTCGGCACGACGTGGCCACGGTGGAGGGCAAGGAGCAGGTCCTCGTCGAGGCGAAGACCTTCTGGCCCGAGATCCGCAGCGTCCCCCTCCAGCACGAGCTCGCCCGCGAGCTCGCCGCCCTCCTTTCCCTGCGCGAAGAGGAGGTGTGGGGCTACCTCCGCGGCGAGGCCCGCGTGGCCGTGCCCAACGAAGAGCGGCCCCGGATCGGGCCGGAGGAGATCTTCCTCCATTTTCTCGTCGCGGGGAAACTACCGGAGCGGGTGCTTGGCGACCTTGACCTCGCCGAATTCCGCCCCGAACACCGCCCGATCGTGGCGAAGTGGGTGGAGCTCTGGCACGGGGGCGAACGGCCGACCGCCAGCAGGCTGGCGAGCGAGCTCCCCCCCGATTCGGTGCAGGTCCTGACCCAAGTTGCCCTCCTCGACCTCCCGTTCTCGAACGAGGCGCAGGCCATCGCCGATGCGGAGACCCGCTTCCTCCACCTTCCGCGCCTGAACCGACGGTTGGATGAAGCCCGCCGGCGCCTCGTCGAGGCCGAGACGGCCGGCGATGCGGACGAGGTGCAGAGGCTCAACGCCGCGTTGCAGGCGCTGTGCCAGGAGCGCCTCCGGTTGATGCGAAGGAGGTGAGGATGCCCGACGACCCGGAGATCGTTCCCCCCAACCTGCCTGAACCGGGGACGACAGAGGAGGAGGAACTCACCGACCTCATCCCCCTCATCGCTGAGCTCGCCGACTCCGAGCCGGAGGAGGAGCCGG from Candidatus Bipolaricaulis anaerobius harbors:
- the dnaG gene encoding DNA primase, translated to MPSVDVEEVKSRVNIVELIGRYITLKPSGQRFKGRCPFHPDDTPSLLVSPDKGLWHCFGCHAGGDAIGFLMKIERLSFPEALSRLARELGIEIRTAGGEGRAKLLQANEQAVQYFARELRRPSGKKARDYLLGRGLEEKVWERYKLGYAPEGWDGLLRTLGQVGVDTLRDLGLVVAGERGYYDRFRDRVMFTIGDDQGRPVAFAGRSFAGDPKYVNIPNTSLFTKGTLLYGLDLARDAIRSAGRAVLVEGYTDVISLQTAGIGEAVGSMGTALTDAQARLIARHADQVVIAYDRDAAGEASALRGLVILRAAGLRVAVAVLPPDEDPDSLVRGQGADAAREVLARALPFHRFFVEAIASRHDVATVEGKEQVLVEAKTFWPEIRSVPLQHELARELAALLSLREEEVWGYLRGEARVAVPNEERPRIGPEEIFLHFLVAGKLPERVLGDLDLAEFRPEHRPIVAKWVELWHGGERPTASRLASELPPDSVQVLTQVALLDLPFSNEAQAIADAETRFLHLPRLNRRLDEARRRLVEAETAGDADEVQRLNAALQALCQERLRLMRRR